A window from Pseudomonas alloputida encodes these proteins:
- a CDS encoding OprD family porin, protein MMPLAAQADFVEDSQLNLGLRNFYVDRDFKGENPRTSRDGSWSQGLDLRFTSGYTQGPLSFGVDAAAQYAYRLDGGSGRGPDSVLPYSQSSREQAREYGRAALTGKVRYSKTELRVGEHRPTLPVAFQDDSRQLVTTFNGFTVKSNEIDNLTLTGGRFTGISTRESSNREKLYLFTRPNGPRHTSDGLNFAGATYAFSPNLAASYFYGQLEGIYQQHYLGLTLNTELGAGYGLKTDLRYFNHNEDGDALYGKIDNRSYGAMTTLRKAGHAFGVGYQRMLGESAFPTLNGFVPQPYLVNWSAVAFIRPNESSWQARYDYDFVAMGIPGLNLTTRYLRGTGIDRGGDLSQTAENERDLFLSYVVQSGPLKGVAVEWRNIHAQFKHGNDYDENRLITTYTWKFW, encoded by the coding sequence ATGATGCCCCTGGCCGCGCAAGCCGACTTTGTCGAAGACAGCCAGTTGAACCTGGGTCTGCGCAACTTCTACGTAGACCGTGATTTCAAGGGCGAAAACCCGAGAACCTCTCGCGATGGCAGCTGGAGCCAGGGCCTGGATCTGCGTTTCACATCCGGTTATACCCAGGGCCCGCTCTCGTTCGGTGTCGATGCCGCCGCGCAATACGCCTATCGCCTGGACGGCGGCTCAGGTCGTGGCCCTGACAGTGTCTTGCCCTACAGCCAGAGCTCACGGGAGCAAGCCCGGGAATATGGCCGGGCGGCACTGACCGGCAAGGTGCGCTATTCCAAGACCGAGCTGAGGGTCGGCGAGCATCGGCCGACCTTGCCGGTGGCCTTCCAGGACGATTCCCGGCAACTGGTGACGACCTTCAATGGTTTCACGGTCAAGTCCAACGAGATCGACAACCTCACCCTGACCGGTGGGCGATTCACCGGGATCAGCACCCGTGAATCCTCCAACCGTGAAAAGCTGTACCTGTTCACCCGCCCCAACGGCCCCCGTCATACCAGCGATGGCCTGAACTTCGCCGGCGCCACCTACGCCTTCAGCCCCAACCTTGCTGCCAGCTACTTTTATGGACAGCTGGAGGGTATCTACCAGCAGCATTATCTGGGCCTGACGCTGAACACCGAGCTGGGCGCAGGCTACGGCCTGAAGACCGACCTGCGTTACTTCAACCACAACGAAGACGGTGACGCGCTGTACGGCAAGATCGATAACCGCTCCTATGGCGCCATGACCACCTTGAGAAAAGCCGGCCACGCCTTTGGTGTGGGCTATCAACGCATGCTCGGCGAGAGTGCGTTCCCGACGTTGAACGGCTTCGTGCCGCAACCGTATCTGGTCAATTGGTCGGCCGTGGCCTTCATCAGGCCCAACGAAAGCTCATGGCAGGCGCGTTACGACTATGACTTCGTGGCCATGGGCATACCCGGCCTCAACCTGACCACCCGTTACCTGCGCGGCACGGGCATCGATCGCGGTGGGGACCTGAGCCAAACCGCCGAAAACGAGCGCGATCTGTTTCTGAGTTATGTGGTGCAGAGCGGCCCGCTCAAGGGCGTGGCCGTGGAGTGGCGCAACATCCACGCGCAGTTCAAGCATGGCAATGACTACGATGAGAACCGTTTGATCACGACCTACACCTGGAAATTCTGGTAG
- a CDS encoding tetratricopeptide repeat protein, producing the protein MKQARWHAANVTRGMALLWLCAWAGGLLAAPSQPPQRKLDDGYVDPGQCQACHASQAQQWSQSHHSWSMRKPTADNVRGDFADQAFTDAAGVEVSFSTRNGTFYVNAENEQGRRQDFAVAYTFGVYPLQQYLIERPGGRLQSLTVAWDNRAKADGGQRWFSLYPGQRFTPDDALHWTGRSQNWNGMCAQCHSGNLKKGYDASQDSFASTWSELSVGCQSCHGPGAQHLAWAKLPTAQRQLANNAGARGLQVDFGARAKGYEVDQCARCHAQQETLGVGSQPGKSLVDSAYPTLLTPGAYHADGQQQAEVFEYGSFVQSKMYAAGVTCSDCHNPHTGELPAQGNQLCASCHNPQGNPRFPTLKKKDYDSHSHHFHEPGSPGAQCTNCHAPEQNYMVIDARRDHSFRLPRPDLTPITGAPNACTQCHKERSAQWAANEISQRFGPLRSEHYGPVMQGARAHDPQAIALAAKLVTDATRPAIVRASAADVLSGVEGPALDSLALGLADQDPLVRSSVVRAMANADDAQRLQHLPALLDDPALAVRDQAARALADLQAQLPTAQRDRLGHLLQDHFARLSANADLPGTRFNLASLLARQGNEAQALDQYHQVLRQDPDFTPARAALARLLLTRGQSDQALETLQAGLQRGEQRAGFSELAYAMGLLQAERQQPEQAIEWLEKALPGQPLNLRLYYNLGLLRSQLGQPEQARRVVVAGLAHAAQDRDLLYAGAYLDARAGNWASAFAFLQRLLMLQPQHPEARRLLAYVQQQQQRTRTMGANR; encoded by the coding sequence AACAGTGGTCCCAGTCACATCACAGCTGGTCGATGCGCAAGCCGACCGCGGACAATGTGCGGGGCGACTTCGCCGATCAGGCCTTTACGGACGCCGCCGGCGTAGAGGTGAGTTTCAGCACGCGCAATGGCACGTTTTACGTCAATGCCGAAAACGAACAGGGCCGACGCCAGGACTTCGCCGTGGCCTACACCTTCGGCGTTTATCCCCTGCAGCAATACCTGATCGAACGCCCTGGTGGTCGCTTGCAATCGTTGACCGTTGCCTGGGACAACCGCGCCAAGGCCGACGGTGGGCAGCGCTGGTTTTCGCTCTACCCCGGCCAGCGCTTCACCCCGGACGACGCCCTGCACTGGACCGGCCGCTCGCAGAATTGGAACGGCATGTGTGCCCAGTGCCACTCGGGCAACCTGAAAAAAGGCTACGACGCCAGCCAGGACAGCTTCGCCAGTACCTGGAGCGAGCTGTCGGTGGGTTGTCAGAGTTGCCATGGGCCGGGCGCTCAGCATCTGGCATGGGCCAAGTTGCCGACGGCGCAGCGCCAGCTCGCCAACAATGCCGGCGCACGCGGTTTGCAGGTGGACTTCGGGGCGCGAGCCAAGGGTTACGAAGTCGACCAGTGCGCCCGCTGTCACGCACAACAGGAAACCCTTGGTGTTGGCAGCCAGCCGGGTAAATCTCTGGTGGATAGTGCCTACCCTACCTTGTTGACCCCTGGCGCCTATCATGCCGATGGCCAGCAACAGGCTGAGGTGTTCGAGTATGGCTCCTTCGTGCAGAGCAAGATGTACGCCGCCGGCGTGACCTGCAGCGACTGCCACAACCCGCACACCGGCGAGTTGCCCGCCCAGGGCAATCAGTTGTGCGCCAGCTGCCACAACCCGCAGGGCAACCCGCGGTTCCCCACGCTGAAGAAGAAGGACTACGACAGCCACAGCCATCACTTTCATGAGCCTGGTAGCCCCGGCGCGCAATGCACCAACTGCCATGCGCCCGAACAGAACTACATGGTGATCGACGCACGCCGCGACCATAGCTTCCGCCTGCCAAGGCCCGACCTGACGCCGATCACCGGCGCGCCCAACGCCTGCACGCAATGCCACAAAGAGCGCTCGGCACAATGGGCCGCAAACGAGATCAGCCAGCGCTTCGGCCCGCTGCGTAGCGAGCATTATGGCCCGGTGATGCAAGGCGCCCGAGCGCACGATCCGCAAGCAATTGCCCTGGCCGCAAAGTTGGTCACCGACGCGACACGCCCGGCGATCGTCCGGGCTTCTGCCGCCGACGTCCTGAGCGGCGTCGAGGGGCCTGCGCTGGATTCGCTTGCCCTCGGGCTTGCCGATCAAGATCCACTGGTGCGCAGCAGCGTGGTGCGCGCCATGGCCAATGCCGACGATGCGCAACGCCTGCAACACTTGCCTGCCCTGCTTGATGACCCGGCACTGGCGGTACGCGATCAGGCGGCTCGCGCCTTGGCCGACCTGCAGGCGCAACTGCCGACCGCCCAACGTGACCGGCTCGGTCACCTGCTCCAGGACCACTTTGCGCGGCTCAGCGCCAACGCCGACTTGCCGGGCACGCGATTCAACCTGGCCAGCCTGCTGGCACGTCAAGGCAATGAGGCACAGGCACTGGATCAATATCACCAAGTCCTGCGCCAAGATCCGGACTTCACGCCCGCGCGCGCGGCACTTGCCAGGTTGCTGCTGACTCGCGGGCAATCCGACCAGGCCCTTGAAACACTACAGGCCGGCTTGCAACGCGGCGAGCAGCGCGCCGGCTTCAGCGAGCTGGCCTATGCCATGGGGCTGCTCCAGGCCGAGCGCCAGCAGCCCGAGCAGGCCATCGAGTGGCTGGAGAAAGCCCTGCCCGGCCAGCCGCTGAACCTGCGCCTGTATTACAACCTCGGCTTGCTGCGCAGCCAGCTCGGCCAACCTGAACAGGCGCGACGCGTGGTAGTGGCCGGGCTTGCTCACGCAGCGCAAGATAGGGATCTTTTGTATGCAGGCGCCTATCTGGATGCGCGGGCAGGCAACTGGGCCTCTGCATTCGCGTTCTTGCAGCGACTGTTGATGCTACAACCGCAGCACCCCGAGGCGCGTCGCCTGCTGGCTTATGTACAGCAGCAACAGCAGCGTACGCGCACCATGGGCGCGAATCGATGA
- a CDS encoding AraC family transcriptional regulator has product MNTPLYSGLPTAGDARSAIPFAAEPLLRSRNVEDAEALLNNHLEERRIRLGGRGTLDIDFTLQTLPQMKLFGAWWGREVRVSSSPLSCWHGILPLHGAISNHLQGLQANAGELLVFSPGQEVDVTWHEGTKAIVIALDAALLLNHLERHHQVHHAQSPTQALLFQGNNPAMRSLGNLLRMVDSESGNTAGLLATPFGQSHVQHLFCENLLHLLPSLYSEPPRRLLPGTVKRVVDFIHANLEQPLCITQLVTVSGTSRRSLEQAFRNGLGTSPQRYIQHCRLLAMRKVLLEHQPGEVQLSALAFKWGFAQPSHFTAAYKQAFGELPSQTLARSD; this is encoded by the coding sequence ATGAATACGCCCCTTTACAGCGGCCTGCCCACTGCTGGCGACGCCCGCTCGGCCATTCCCTTTGCAGCCGAGCCCTTGCTGCGCTCGCGCAATGTCGAAGACGCCGAAGCCCTGCTCAACAACCACCTGGAGGAACGGCGGATTCGCCTCGGCGGGCGAGGCACGCTGGATATCGACTTCACCTTGCAGACCTTGCCGCAAATGAAGCTGTTCGGCGCGTGGTGGGGGCGCGAGGTTCGCGTGAGCTCAAGCCCGTTGAGCTGTTGGCATGGCATCCTGCCTTTGCACGGCGCGATCAGCAACCACCTCCAGGGCTTGCAGGCGAACGCGGGTGAGCTATTGGTGTTCAGCCCCGGGCAGGAAGTGGACGTCACCTGGCACGAAGGGACCAAGGCCATCGTCATTGCCTTGGATGCGGCCTTGCTGCTCAACCACCTGGAACGTCACCATCAGGTTCACCATGCCCAGAGCCCGACGCAGGCGTTGTTGTTCCAGGGTAATAACCCGGCCATGCGCAGCCTGGGCAACCTGCTGCGCATGGTCGACAGCGAAAGCGGCAACACCGCTGGCTTGCTAGCAACGCCCTTTGGCCAGTCCCACGTGCAGCACCTGTTTTGCGAAAACCTGCTGCACCTGCTGCCCAGCCTGTACAGCGAACCACCACGGCGCCTGTTGCCGGGCACCGTGAAACGGGTGGTCGATTTCATCCACGCCAATCTCGAACAGCCGCTTTGCATCACCCAACTGGTGACTGTCAGCGGCACCAGCCGACGCAGCCTGGAACAGGCGTTTCGCAACGGTTTGGGGACCAGCCCGCAACGCTACATCCAGCATTGCCGGCTACTGGCGATGCGCAAAGTGTTACTGGAGCACCAACCGGGTGAAGTACAGTTGTCGGCGCTGGCCTTCAAGTGGGGGTTTGCGCAACCCAGCCACTTTACCGCCGCCTACAAGCAAGCGTTTGGCGAGCTGCCCTCGCAAACGCTGGCCAGGTCAGATTGA